In Thermanaerothrix sp., the following proteins share a genomic window:
- a CDS encoding deoxyguanosinetriphosphate triphosphohydrolase — MRRILERREEETLSPKACLASRSKGREVEEEPCGFRTCFQRDRDRIIHSKAFRRLKHKTQVLLLPEGDHIRTRLTHTLEVAQVARTISRALFLNEDLTEAIALGHDLGHTPFGHMGERVLNRLSQERGLGGFHHAPQSLRVVDHLERDGKGLNLTWEVRMGILQHSKGQVDVSKGFDLDDPSSMEAWVVRVSDSIAYLNHDLDDAIRAGFVRPEELPSGVARLGVKASKRIGAMVEDVIRQSKDRKDRIAFSSDMMAVMEELRVFLNEKLYRSRRVIEEEPKVEHLIRSLFQHFERSRADWDTQRIIDHISGMTDRYALLCFQRIAVPNPWGVSLEVI; from the coding sequence GTGAGGAGGATTTTGGAGCGCCGGGAGGAGGAAACCCTCTCTCCAAAGGCGTGCCTTGCGTCCAGGTCCAAGGGTAGGGAGGTGGAGGAGGAACCTTGTGGTTTTCGAACCTGTTTCCAGAGGGATCGGGACAGGATAATCCACTCTAAGGCGTTTAGGCGCTTGAAGCACAAGACCCAGGTGCTTTTGCTTCCCGAGGGGGATCACATAAGGACCCGTCTTACCCACACGTTGGAGGTGGCTCAAGTGGCAAGGACCATCTCCAGGGCCCTCTTCTTGAACGAGGACCTTACGGAGGCCATAGCGTTGGGGCACGATCTAGGGCACACTCCCTTTGGTCATATGGGGGAGCGGGTCTTAAACAGGCTTAGCCAGGAAAGGGGACTTGGTGGATTTCATCATGCCCCTCAGAGTCTCAGGGTGGTGGATCACCTGGAGAGGGATGGCAAGGGATTAAACCTCACCTGGGAGGTACGGATGGGGATACTCCAACACTCCAAGGGGCAGGTGGACGTTTCCAAGGGTTTTGACCTGGATGATCCTTCCAGCATGGAGGCTTGGGTTGTGAGGGTATCAGATTCCATAGCTTACCTTAACCACGATCTCGATGACGCCATAAGGGCTGGTTTTGTAAGGCCCGAGGAACTGCCGTCCGGCGTTGCCCGGTTGGGTGTCAAGGCTTCCAAGAGAATCGGGGCGATGGTGGAGGATGTGATACGCCAAAGCAAGGACAGAAAGGACAGAATAGCTTTTAGCAGCGACATGATGGCCGTAATGGAAGAGTTAAGGGTGTTCCTGAACGAGAAGCTCTATAGATCCAGGCGGGTAATTGAGGAGGAGCCTAAGGTGGAGCATCTCATACGGTCTCTTTTTCAGCATTTTGAGAGAAGCAGGGCTGATTGGGATACCCAGAGGATAATCGACCACATATCTGGCATGACGGATCGCTATGCCCTTTTGTGCTTTCAGCGCATAGCGGTGCCCAATCCGTGGGGGGTTAGTTTGGAGGTTATTTGA
- a CDS encoding penicillin-binding protein 1A codes for MNLFFNAKRQGGIVKFLLSILLLLALLGAAAASVGLTFFLREVSSQLPTTEEILSKQPSQATTILDRNGRVIAKLYEEDRTIVPLDRVSPWFIKAVLAAEDSEFYEHQGLSPSSIVRAMLVDLLHKKARQGGSTITQQLARNMFLSHEKKLSRKIKEAVLSLRLERVYTKDQILEMYVNTIYMGHGTYGIGSAAQVYFGKSPSDLTLSEASALAGLIAAPEYYSPIKNPSASKVRQRYVLNRMLELGWITAEQYKTAESAPLHLKGRRSSSSFQQEAPYFVSYILFKNLLPTYGTATIYRGGLTIQTTLDLDIQRSAERAFAKLRTEGALIALNPDTGEILAMVGGHNFEKSKFNRAVQAFRQPGSAFKPIVYTAAMENGYRPVDHLLDAPLSFPNGWAPKNYDGSYDGEVSIIDALARSLNTPAVRLAQVVGIKTIKDTARAMGITSPYLPDDLSIALGSTSVTPLEMASAFSCFANGGYRITPFAIKEIRTPSGEVLEKNGPQLERAISPESALEMRTLLEQVVLWGTGRSASVPGYQVFGKTGTTNDWGDAWFVGGVPGLVATVYAGNDNHKSLGPKATGGKVAAPIWKEFVQGVVRARKLPQRFQVPSGVNVEFVKLCKKTGFLASPSCPSAYLAIKSGQSPTAQCPLHGGSLSAANSDPNAPQLLLSPTDDDYTASRYAMRYGTPPATPATSSIGPNPAPVPTKVQKPQTTTAPAPNPSFNPYKVDPSPSNEVEKKYENLLKKYNISD; via the coding sequence ATGAATCTTTTCTTTAACGCTAAACGTCAGGGAGGCATCGTAAAGTTCCTCCTATCAATCCTTCTCCTGTTGGCCCTTTTGGGTGCCGCGGCCGCCTCGGTGGGGCTAACCTTCTTCCTTAGGGAGGTTTCATCGCAACTGCCAACCACCGAGGAAATCCTCTCCAAACAGCCAAGCCAGGCCACCACCATCCTGGACAGAAACGGCAGGGTCATCGCCAAACTCTACGAGGAAGACAGGACCATAGTCCCCCTGGACAGGGTCTCCCCGTGGTTCATCAAGGCGGTGCTCGCCGCGGAGGACAGCGAGTTCTACGAACACCAAGGACTCAGCCCCTCCAGCATAGTCCGAGCCATGCTAGTGGATCTTCTCCACAAAAAGGCAAGACAAGGGGGAAGCACCATAACCCAGCAGCTTGCCAGGAACATGTTCTTATCCCACGAGAAAAAACTCTCCAGGAAAATAAAGGAAGCGGTCCTCTCCTTACGGCTGGAGAGGGTTTACACCAAAGACCAAATCCTCGAGATGTACGTCAACACCATATACATGGGGCACGGCACCTATGGCATAGGCTCCGCCGCCCAGGTTTACTTCGGAAAGTCCCCATCAGATCTTACCCTGTCGGAAGCATCGGCTCTGGCGGGGCTCATAGCCGCCCCGGAGTACTACTCCCCAATCAAGAACCCCTCCGCATCAAAGGTTCGGCAAAGGTACGTGCTGAACCGAATGCTGGAGCTAGGATGGATAACGGCGGAACAGTACAAGACCGCAGAATCGGCTCCGTTGCACCTTAAGGGGCGCAGGTCTTCCTCTTCATTCCAACAGGAGGCCCCTTATTTCGTATCCTATATCCTCTTCAAGAACCTGCTCCCCACTTACGGAACCGCCACCATATACAGAGGGGGGCTCACCATTCAAACCACCCTGGACCTTGACATCCAGCGGTCAGCCGAGAGGGCCTTCGCAAAGCTTAGGACAGAAGGGGCGCTGATAGCCCTTAACCCGGATACTGGGGAGATCCTGGCAATGGTGGGGGGGCATAACTTCGAAAAGAGCAAGTTCAACAGGGCGGTACAGGCCTTCAGGCAGCCGGGATCGGCCTTCAAACCCATAGTCTATACCGCCGCCATGGAAAACGGTTACAGGCCCGTGGATCACCTACTGGATGCCCCGTTATCCTTCCCAAACGGCTGGGCGCCTAAAAACTACGACGGAAGCTACGACGGAGAGGTCTCCATAATCGACGCCCTGGCGAGATCCCTCAACACCCCGGCCGTAAGGCTTGCACAGGTGGTAGGCATAAAAACCATAAAGGATACCGCAAGAGCCATGGGCATAACCTCTCCCTACCTGCCCGACGACCTGTCCATCGCCCTGGGATCCACCAGCGTTACCCCCCTTGAGATGGCTTCCGCCTTCTCCTGCTTCGCCAACGGCGGCTACCGGATAACCCCCTTCGCCATAAAGGAGATAAGAACTCCTTCCGGAGAGGTGTTGGAGAAGAACGGGCCGCAGCTCGAAAGGGCCATATCCCCGGAATCGGCGTTGGAGATGAGGACATTGCTGGAACAGGTAGTTCTTTGGGGAACGGGAAGATCCGCGTCGGTACCGGGCTACCAGGTTTTCGGCAAGACAGGCACCACCAACGATTGGGGGGACGCCTGGTTCGTTGGGGGAGTGCCGGGTCTTGTGGCAACGGTTTACGCCGGCAACGACAACCACAAATCCCTGGGCCCCAAGGCCACAGGCGGCAAGGTGGCAGCCCCCATATGGAAGGAGTTCGTCCAAGGGGTCGTAAGGGCACGCAAACTGCCCCAAAGGTTCCAGGTTCCCTCTGGGGTTAATGTAGAATTTGTTAAGCTTTGCAAAAAAACCGGCTTCCTGGCCTCCCCATCCTGCCCGTCCGCTTACCTGGCCATAAAGTCCGGGCAGTCCCCGACCGCTCAATGCCCCCTTCACGGCGGAAGCCTGAGCGCCGCAAACTCGGACCCCAACGCGCCTCAGTTGCTCCTGTCTCCAACAGACGACGATTACACCGCCTCCAGATACGCCATGCGGTACGGTACACCGCCTGCAACACCCGCTACCTCCAGCATCGGGCCCAACCCGGCTCCAGTTCCAACAAAAGTTCAAAAGCCCCAGACCACCACCGCACCGGCCCCCAATCCATCCTTCAACCCCTACAAGGTGGACCCAAGCCCGTCTAACGAGGTAGAAAAAAAGTACGAAAACCTGCTCAAAAAATACAACATAAGCGACTAA
- the ppdK gene encoding pyruvate, phosphate dikinase: MSGNRWVYEYEQGSAEMKGLLGGKGANLAQMWNIGLPVPPGFIITTEACKAYWADPKGLMDAVWPHVSEAVARLEERTGKAFGGDRNPLLVSVRSGAPVSMPGMMDTILNLGLNETTVKALAEASGDERFAWDSYRRFIQMFSDVVLGLEIGEFEFLLSRAKGEQGCSYDHQLTADSLKKLVGQYLKLVESKGLSFPRDPWEQLRKAVEAVFKSWNTPRAVTYRNIHNIPDDLGTAVCVVSMVYGNLGDDCGTGVCFTRDPSTGEKRLYGEFLVNAQGEDVVAGIRTPRPISDLKEAMPEVYSELVRLTELLERHYRDMQDIEFTVERGKLYLLQTRNGKRTAKAAVKVAVDMVREGLITVEDAVRRVTPDQVEQLLHPQLDPSLKFDVLAKGLPASPGAAVGKVVFDADEAERMGKNGEDVILVRPETTPDDIHGLFAARGILTSHGGMTSHAAVVARGLGKPCVSGCEALDIDLTRGVMRVGGKEIRRHEVITIDGSRGLVAHGALPLVQPSFTEDFKELLNFADRLSKLEVWANGDTPEDAERARGFGAKGIGLCRTEHMFMQADRLPVMQEMVASTEREERLEALGKLKAMQREDFVGIFKAMEGLPVTVRLLDPPLHEFLPKVPEMTERLNELIADGKGDSTEACKIRALIHKAESLKEANPMLGFRGCRLGIIYPEIYEMQVEAIFEAAVDLMRQGVEVYPDIMMPLVGTYEEMRRLREMVDRIAQRFEAELGRKIPYMVGTMIEVPRAALIAGELAKEAEFFSFGTNDLTQTTFGYSRDDAEGKFLAEYVRMHVLGDNPFHVLDRSGVGRLLEIAVSEGRAQRKDIQIGICGEHGGNPKSIAFCHRLGLKYVSCSPFRVPVARLAAAHAAMGLID, from the coding sequence ATGTCTGGCAATAGGTGGGTTTACGAGTACGAGCAGGGAAGCGCTGAGATGAAGGGGTTGTTGGGGGGCAAGGGGGCAAACCTGGCCCAGATGTGGAACATAGGGTTGCCTGTTCCCCCGGGGTTCATAATAACCACCGAGGCCTGCAAGGCCTACTGGGCGGATCCCAAGGGGCTCATGGACGCCGTATGGCCCCATGTGTCTGAAGCGGTGGCCCGGCTTGAGGAGAGGACTGGCAAGGCGTTTGGCGGAGACCGCAATCCCCTGCTGGTGTCCGTGCGCTCCGGAGCCCCGGTTTCAATGCCTGGAATGATGGACACGATCTTGAACCTAGGTCTCAACGAGACCACGGTGAAGGCATTGGCGGAGGCATCTGGGGACGAGAGGTTTGCATGGGACAGCTACCGGCGGTTCATTCAGATGTTCTCCGATGTGGTTTTGGGACTTGAGATAGGGGAGTTTGAATTCCTGCTGTCCAGGGCTAAGGGAGAGCAGGGATGTTCCTACGACCACCAGCTTACCGCCGATTCCCTGAAGAAGCTGGTGGGGCAGTACTTAAAGCTTGTGGAGTCCAAGGGGCTGTCATTCCCGAGGGATCCTTGGGAGCAGCTTAGGAAGGCTGTGGAGGCGGTCTTCAAGAGCTGGAACACCCCAAGGGCGGTGACATACAGGAACATACACAACATTCCCGATGATCTTGGAACCGCGGTGTGTGTGGTCTCCATGGTTTACGGGAACCTCGGCGACGATTGTGGAACCGGGGTATGTTTTACCAGGGATCCCTCTACGGGCGAGAAGCGGCTCTATGGCGAATTTTTGGTTAACGCACAGGGGGAGGATGTGGTGGCCGGCATAAGGACGCCCAGGCCCATATCTGATCTTAAGGAGGCCATGCCGGAGGTTTACTCGGAGCTGGTGAGGCTCACGGAACTTCTGGAGAGGCACTACAGGGACATGCAGGATATAGAGTTCACCGTGGAGAGGGGTAAACTATACCTGCTTCAGACCCGCAACGGCAAGAGGACCGCAAAGGCGGCGGTTAAGGTTGCGGTTGACATGGTAAGAGAGGGTCTTATTACCGTGGAGGATGCGGTAAGGCGGGTGACCCCTGATCAGGTGGAGCAGCTTCTGCACCCCCAGCTGGACCCGTCCCTTAAGTTTGACGTCTTAGCCAAGGGCCTTCCCGCTTCCCCAGGGGCCGCGGTTGGCAAGGTGGTCTTTGATGCCGACGAGGCGGAGCGGATGGGGAAGAACGGAGAGGACGTTATCCTGGTTAGGCCGGAGACCACGCCGGATGACATACATGGACTTTTTGCCGCAAGGGGTATCCTCACCAGCCACGGTGGGATGACCAGCCATGCGGCGGTGGTGGCCCGAGGACTTGGCAAGCCCTGTGTCTCCGGATGTGAGGCTTTGGACATAGATCTGACCCGGGGTGTCATGCGGGTAGGGGGCAAGGAGATACGCCGCCATGAGGTCATAACCATAGATGGGTCAAGGGGTTTGGTGGCCCATGGGGCGTTGCCCTTGGTGCAGCCCAGCTTTACGGAGGATTTTAAGGAACTGCTGAACTTTGCTGATCGGCTGTCCAAGTTGGAGGTGTGGGCCAACGGGGATACGCCGGAGGATGCGGAGAGGGCCAGGGGTTTTGGGGCCAAGGGCATAGGGCTTTGCAGAACCGAGCACATGTTCATGCAGGCGGACCGTTTGCCGGTGATGCAGGAGATGGTGGCCTCCACGGAGCGGGAAGAGCGTCTGGAGGCCTTAGGTAAGCTTAAGGCGATGCAGCGGGAGGACTTCGTGGGTATATTCAAGGCCATGGAGGGGTTGCCGGTTACGGTGCGGCTTCTGGATCCTCCCCTTCACGAGTTCCTGCCCAAGGTTCCGGAGATGACCGAACGCCTTAATGAGTTGATCGCCGATGGCAAGGGAGATTCTACCGAGGCTTGCAAGATCAGGGCGCTCATTCATAAGGCGGAGAGCTTGAAGGAGGCGAACCCCATGTTGGGATTCAGGGGTTGTCGCTTGGGGATAATATACCCGGAGATATATGAGATGCAGGTGGAGGCCATCTTCGAGGCGGCGGTGGATCTTATGCGGCAGGGGGTGGAGGTGTATCCGGATATAATGATGCCCCTGGTGGGGACCTATGAGGAGATGCGCCGCCTTAGGGAGATGGTTGACCGGATAGCTCAGCGGTTTGAGGCCGAGCTGGGGCGGAAGATCCCATACATGGTGGGTACCATGATAGAGGTTCCCAGGGCGGCCCTCATTGCCGGAGAGTTGGCCAAGGAGGCCGAGTTCTTCAGCTTTGGCACCAACGACCTTACCCAGACCACCTTCGGCTATTCCAGGGATGACGCGGAGGGCAAGTTCCTGGCGGAGTACGTGAGGATGCACGTTTTAGGGGATAACCCCTTCCACGTCCTTGATCGCTCCGGAGTTGGCCGACTTCTGGAGATAGCGGTATCGGAAGGGCGGGCCCAGAGGAAGGACATTCAGATAGGCATATGCGGCGAGCACGGGGGCAATCCCAAGAGCATTGCCTTCTGTCATCGTCTGGGGCTTAAGTACGTCAGCTGTTCTCCGTTCCGTGTGCCGGTGGCAAGGTTGGCCGCAGCCCATGCGGCGATGGGGCTCATAGACTAG
- a CDS encoding kinase/pyrophosphorylase produces the protein MSPDLVELYVVSDFTGETAEHVARAAVSQFGPDAVNLVRFRYVSDEERGMEVLRAAKERSAVLVCTLVDHGLRRWFVKMAQEQGNEVVDILGPILEILGKRLNRQPLETPGLLRRMDEEYFRRVKAIEFAIRCDDGRSPEMLDQAELVVVGVSRTSKTPLSMYLAHKGVATANVPLVPEAEPPAELFKVPAGRVVGLVIAPEKLIQIRRERLKVLGLDADVSSYAQWERVEEELGFAKSIMKRIGCRVFDVTNRAIEETAQEILDYIGK, from the coding sequence ATGAGCCCTGATCTTGTAGAGCTCTACGTGGTGTCAGACTTCACCGGCGAGACCGCCGAACATGTGGCAAGAGCGGCGGTGAGCCAGTTTGGACCGGACGCGGTTAACCTGGTGCGTTTCCGTTACGTGAGCGATGAGGAGAGAGGCATGGAGGTCCTTAGGGCCGCAAAGGAGAGGAGCGCGGTCTTGGTGTGTACCCTTGTGGATCATGGCCTTCGCCGGTGGTTTGTGAAGATGGCTCAGGAACAGGGCAACGAGGTGGTTGACATACTTGGGCCCATCCTTGAGATATTGGGTAAAAGGCTTAACAGGCAGCCGTTGGAGACCCCTGGCTTGCTTCGGCGGATGGATGAGGAGTACTTCCGCAGGGTTAAGGCCATAGAGTTTGCCATCCGTTGTGACGACGGGAGGTCTCCTGAGATGTTGGATCAAGCGGAACTTGTGGTGGTAGGCGTATCCAGGACCAGCAAGACCCCGCTGTCCATGTACCTTGCCCACAAGGGTGTGGCTACTGCTAACGTTCCTCTTGTGCCGGAGGCAGAGCCGCCAGCGGAGCTGTTTAAGGTTCCTGCGGGGAGAGTTGTTGGGTTGGTGATAGCTCCGGAGAAGCTCATTCAAATAAGACGCGAGAGGCTTAAGGTGTTGGGCCTTGACGCGGATGTGTCGTCCTACGCTCAGTGGGAGAGGGTGGAGGAGGAGCTTGGATTTGCCAAATCCATAATGAAGCGCATAGGTTGCCGGGTGTTCGACGTGACCAACCGGGCCATAGAGGAAACCGCGCAGGAGATCCTGGATTACATAGGGAAGTAG